The genomic DNA aAACGTATTTAAATATAaccatattgaaaataaaaatcattttgtagCAGTATCCCCTGCATATTCTGATCGGCGATAAAGGGTAAATATAACGATACTATTACAATCATCTATGTATAGTTAATTctttaagaacttttaaacatCAAAGTTGATTAATGTTAGATTCTGAAAAATCGATTAATTGTTTTTAatagtttaaacaaaaatatttagtttATTGTATAATTGAATTCTACATGTACAAACATAACTTTTCTAGTCAATATGATAAGTTTAAATACACGAATGTTTATACATTTCACATTAAAATACTAGGGCAAATGGTTTAGCCATATTATGTTTATCAGTGTATTTTCTATTTCGCTGTATGCCAAATCGGAAACTGTGTGTAAGTATATAAAAAGTGTAATTGTGTTctgttttttaatgtttgaaataacatttatattacaATTGTGTTGGAAacaaatcatttataaaaatgataatattagaataattaacaaataatcaaagccTCCGAGTGGTTTGTCCTCTAATTTATCATGGTCAAAGCCTCCGAGTGGTTTGTCATctaatttatcatggttcagagttcagatatGCAGAAAATGAACCATTAGGGCGTGAACACGAGTGGTTTAATATCTAAGCAtttgaacgatgaaccgtggaaAATTAGACGACAAACGACAAGAAGgctttgattgttttcattcttacatgacCATTCTTTTTCTTGGGGGTAAAAATTATACTGGGCTTTATTCATTTTGGTATTAttgaaccggacgtcatgcggcaatttgacgtcatattgTTCTCTTACCGGTTCGAGCGGCAGCCGTTGTTTTTcgtagaatatacagagcttgccTTTCTTCTTTGTTAAACTGGCCATTATGTCGAGCCATGCCAGAATGGTGGGTTTTATAAGTGGACTGATGTTACCGCCGATATCTGTGATATCCCTTTATTGTTTGTTCGCTATTTTATTGGACAATTCAAAGCACGAATCTTTTATACCACATCTGTTTTAGtttgttgtttacattttcagaAATACTGGCTGTAGAAATGGCATGGTATGCATGGAATCGTTCACGTATACAGTTACTAACCACCTGATTTGGCCATATTTCAACAATTCCATTGCATTCAAAATAGACGGAAACAAACCTGTCATTCATTATATGCAGCAAGCTTGCGAAATGGAGCCGAAGCAATTTATAAagtaaatgacaaatatttgcatttctataactttttaaacaatgaaaaactGATTTGACAGTTCCATTTGCGTTGATCTTTCTTAACTTCTAGAGTTGTTTTACTCTGTAAAAGTAAATGTTGGCatctgaaattgtaacaaaaaccGTTCTATGATCGTCACCTACGCTCAGTACTGGTTAGAATGGTTGGCAGTGGCGTTGGTCCGGATCCAAACTGTCTGTGGTAATGTTGAGCGAAGCTATCTGTGAGAAATGAGTGAAGTCTGTTGTAACACGTGTAACATAATGTTCGGCAGTTAGGGAGATAACGTTTACTATGTCATAAAAGACAAAAATTTTGGACGTAGTGTTTGTCACATGACTACTTTAAAACAACTGATATTGAATTTTTCCTTCGCAGTTTCACGGCAACATATTATCACCAATATGGTTACTACATCGATGCAATAAATGGCATCCGTGATAATTATTACAACAATGGAACATACTGGGAGTTCTGGAATGCCACTACCGCACTAAATGTCGGTAAGTAGCAGTATAATACAAGATTTTAGTGTGTTACTGATTTGGTGCGTACTTGATTTGTGCCGGTTATTTTTAGTTCTCTTTTCCAGAATAATTCTAACAACTTACGTCCAAGAGGATTCACTTTCTGTTTACATATTCACTTTTAAGAAACCTAAGAATATTTTAACATGATTCATTGGCATTGTTAAATGTTTCAAATCTTGAAAATTCATATACGGTAAAATCTCGGCATCTTGAATTCCGGCGGATCGACCGTTTTACTTCGAGattaaccgaaattcgacttataatggtattttgtgcacgtgtttttaGGACGATACTTAATAATGTCTTCGAAATAGCTGGAATTGTGAGATTAGCAGGTTCCAGGTATTGTGTTTCAACTGTGTATTTGAACCATTTGTCATTACATCGTTGTATATAAAGGCACACCCGATAGTATCATTTACGCGTCTTTACATGCATAGCGTCATTCTTGTTATCATACTTTATCTAGCAGTAACTCGAAATAACTATGTAGAATTGTAGATGAAAACCCAATGTTTTAGAGAATATTAGGTAAGAAACGTTCTGAACAAACGTTTATTCGGTTAATCCATCCTGAGGCTCTGACATGTCTATCCCACACTTAGGTGCTGCTTGCTTCTTTGTAGTAAGAATCACGGATAAATGACTCGTAAATCTACAAACATTTTTTCTTAGATTAATACAGTCTATTGCTGTGACCTTTACAATATGTGGACACCGTTTGATTGTCCTTCAAATTCATGAATACTTTTCTAAAAGGGAGATGATAAGGTTTGGCATATAATACAAAATTAGTTCCCCAAGATGtggttatttttgtttcattttgttgattttgttttcagctagttacacacacacacatacacaaaagaaaaacatatctGTATATTagaatttgttttctttaaaacaaatatgtctCTATCAGTTTTGTACATATGATCGTAGTTATCTGATGTCACAGAATGACGTTTTTCTGTGTCAGAATGTATTCAAATACTCAACGcatcaaaacacaaaataattgtacatattgtgtttttaagctttgaaatgattttttttctagttttcttgAGGGTCGTCTCACTTTAATGTTAATGTTACTCAAACTTTACACCACAACCTTTCATTTTAATTGTTGATATTTGAAACGTACATATAGTTATAGTATTCAAGAAAGTTATATGAAAATATCTCTATCAGAAATAAACTGCGAGATGTACTTTCAAAATTCCTGGTTTAAGGTTGTTACCAGTAAATTTGATTGTTATCTATTCCAGGTGTAAGCTACTACATACCAAGCCCAGGTGATCGCGTGTTGCTAAAATTTACTGTTGATTCCAGTAAACAATCAACTAAAAGACACTACAAAAGAACGGCAAATGGGAGATTATCTTAGAATATTATAAAATGTCTGAATCacattaaactttaaaaacactGACTTTATTCTTTAGTTATATATAGGATACTTTTTTATCAACCCCTCTCTCCTCGACCCCAAAACATTTTTAGGAAACTTAGAGTTGCCCAAGGTACATCTGTCCGTCCGTGCACCCTTCGGTTCGAATTAAAATTTTGTGACGTGCATATCTAAGAAGAAAttgacatagagtcaccaaacctcataggattgttaatcagaatgtgaagttgtgcattggGACTTTGGTatggatttcactcagccaggcCAGAGTTACGGccattgacttagtcaaaaatatgcataaataaaagtatatgttGAAAGCACCTAAaatttatttgacctagagtcatgataCATTAGGGAATTATTATATAGCATGCGGGGTTGTGCACCTGATATTCTGTTTGGAATTTAATTgccataccagagttatggtccttgacttagtaacaaaatgtgtaaaaccCTTAAAAGTCGAATAtagactttgtgtctgaaataattagtcctccacatctgattcatgtggggaagttggcagttacttgcggagaacaggtttgtactggtacagattccaggaacactggttaggttaactgcccgccgttacatgactgaaacactgttgaaaaacggcgttaaacccaaaacaaacaaacaaacaaaagacctagagtcatgaaaccgtactggaatattgttcagcattatttagcatgtgaattTATGCACCTTGTTTTGTTTGGGATATGCATTAAGGGCCTAAAAGCTTGTGTCGTACGTATCTCAAAAGTGATTTGACTTGGAGTAATTATAGAAATGTTGTTAAGCATATGAAGCTGTGCCCATAGACTTTTATAAGGAATTTAACTCATCCAGTCCAcctctttcaatttttttatctTGCTTTTCTTGACGAAGTTTTGTAGTACCCATACCCACACCATTCCTATACCCCATAATGACACATACGCCCCCACCCTCCTCCTCCCCAAGGTAATTTGAAAGTTTACTCAGCAtacattgtcaacaagtaacatatgaCCGTACAATAAGAGgaaaagttttcacttttttcacCAAGGTATTCTGTATAGCCCAATCCGTTAAATGTggaatttgcatattttttttctttatgtttacaTGTGGTTTTCCTCACTGGCACCAgacaagaaagaaaatgcctctgtacatgttataccctacccctaggtattctataagaatcatggtcatggacgggaaaatatacttacccatttcaatcgcgcattacgtatctaaaacgcgcagttcggtaaatgtgtgcTGTagatattgaacaagcggtaatttgtCTTCCATTGTGAACAAGTcacttttcttcaatatttcttatatgAGAGAAACAACGCgttgtttatagttttttcaataTACATAAAAAGCTTCcttgaacttccctagtgaagttccggtctagattatagacacaccctgattggctgatgtgaaaatgtatgtcagtcgtggtttaactacacgtgttcgctaatatgtgtatgtgcagcataaatgtgcaatatgaatttaTTCAACAGTACAGATGTAagccaatgtatgacttcaaattcaaagtcatatataagatgaatttcatacatcatttcgagttttattgttaaactgtgaatattttgcattctgtttttgtttgtttacatttcgcctaacatgtgcacactgctgtgacctctagaccggatgttcattaggggagttcacgcaagtttttctgtaacgttaacgaaagcataaaatatgtggagtatctctgcaatataaaatattgagacaatgtgactggtgcacgatggaagataaattatcccTTGTTTAATATgctgggtacccattcaccgaactgcacgttttaggtgagaaatttACGGTTGAAATGGAtaagtgcactttcccgttcacgaccatggttcttatagaatatctAGGGgttgggtataacatgtacagaggcattttctttctggtctggtgccagtggttttcCTTTAACGATAAACAACTAGCACTTCCGGGagtaaaatgttgttgttgttgttagaaTTTTAGTCAAATCACGACAATTATGGTCGTACGGAgacattttatctttaaagagTTGATAAAAACACTGAGTCGCCAATCTAggaattatttcaggcatgaATGAGCATCTTGTAAGAACCACTGACTTTCCGCCAGCCAGCTGTCACGAACAGATCCATTCAAACGAACTTTGCTATTATTTGCTTGGTTGAATTCTCTGTTTTGAAAGGATCTTTTTAAGCATTTCTTAAACTTTCACAATCGTAAAGTGTCGTGTGGCTGTCGCAAAAAGCCTCCCCGCACTAGCTATATGTGATTATTGAGTCCAATTAATATCACAGAGTTTATTCAATATcaatgtaatagaattccacttttTGTTGTTATTTGACGTTGGAAAGAAAGTAAATTTATCTAGCAAAGACACTAGGAACAAGGGATAAATATGCCAGCAACTCTATATTAAATGcacttttgacaaaacattttgaaatcatttcactTTTACTAAAATACTCGGTAAACCAATTAGTATGGGTCGTTTTGCATTAGAATGATCATTGCAAGAAAATGTCTGTCATTCCTTTGCATTAAGTTAAAAATGTTATACACTTGATGAAATTATGGGCAAGGGCGTCTTTCAAGCATAGGCTGGTTGCACTTCATTATTTGCTTCTGTCATTTTGGTCTCTCTAAATGAACCGCGTCTAAAATGCTGGTATTTCAAAAGTAGCCACTGTGCCCTGACACTGACTTAGATGTGAAAAAAATACGTTTGTGATATTATATAGCTACTGTTTTACTATTATTAtgattaataatgaaaaaaagaaataccacTTAATCACAATTGAAGACGTTTTGTTACATTGAATATTGTTTGGAAGGGTAATAGTAAATATTCAAAACATTCATTTCGTAAACAAAAAAGTTTAGCATAAACCAAGATATCGGAATCAAAACAAGAAAACCTGGGTAAGACAGAATTATAATTTGAcctaaaaatattatatttatcgATATCAAATATTAAAGTCTAGATAAGCCTTAAATAGCTACTTATTACATATTCTTAATCAGCGgttttaaaattgtcaaaaaatatgtCCTAGTCCGCTAGAACATAACAAGTTGCAAGATTGCCATAAGATATCGCTTCCTTAGGAATACTAGGGcataatgttatataaataaCAACCTACAAAATTCAAAAGGACTTTAAACACTTTATTAAGAGTTCACACAAAAAGAAAGACATCAAAATCTCAAATTCAAaactaaatgaataaaaaatcaaGTTAAATGAtaacatgataacatgaaattttgtttacaatatcaAACAGTGGGAATAATTAATACCAAACATAGATAATAAATGGAAAGTCCGATATTATATTCTTTTGTATTCCTTTCTAAGAGGGTCAAAGACATCATCTCCGCTTTGTATTCGAATTGTACTTACACTTTTCTCGAATGTCTTAAtcgtaaaataattattatcttttatcgtattgacatgtacatgtattaaaataaatgaatttaataaatACTCGTATTACTTGGAACATAGTATCAAATTGGATATAGTAACAAATATCTTTTGACAACAGCAAGCTGTCCTTAATCTTTTAACATGTAATATATATTGTTGTTGtcaatattttaataaacaattacatgttCAAAATTGTTTGATACGTGTTATTTAAAGCACAATATAGCATGTTAACATTAAATACTAGTATTTTAAAAGTATTCAGCATAGCtgaaaatgatattatttcaaCCCTCGCGTCAAGTAAACATTTCATCgtgcatatttttaaattgtacataTGTCAATTAACATTTCGAATTTTGGCAAATATGTATTAAAGTCACCATAATGTTTTGTCATTAAGTAAATAAGCAACACAAAGAGTACTTCCTTTACTATTAAACAAAAATTCGTCATAATCGTTCTGGGATATATGAGAGAAAAAGAAAGGATTATGCTGTTCGATGAAAGACAGCCTATGGTCGTATGAGTTTCTATAAGTCACAAGGTTAGATTAAAATACGATAATGAGCAAAACTATGCATTtcgttaaaaaattaaataaccaCTATCACTTGATTTCGTAAGAGTAGACCACCTGCAGGCTCCTTCCTTCCTATATATAACATCTTGTTGACATCAAATGGAAGACTATTTGTTAGCAAATGTTAGAAGCACTTGTACCCAACCTATTAGCTTTCATTGTatctttattgttttgtttcatcacatatatgtttatattagCTATAAGATATGACAATGACTCGATGGGCTCTGAGACGTTAGCACACTGACATTGTAATATAACCAGCGGTATTAGTAGGCTAACAACAGAATTACAGTAGtataagatacatgtataaagtttgtTATAACGCTCATGGCACACGATATTCTGACATCAAAACGCTAATGGTTTTCACATGTCTCTTCTTTCTCACTTCTAACTAGCTCAAATACAAGTTCGTCTTTATCTATTGGGATATAAGTACTGACgcctgaaaaatgaaaaaaaagataggATATAAATACTGACTCCGGAAGAAAatacaagattgtttaaatttcagttatatcatCTCTTGACAAGTTATACACTGCATTAAGCATGgatcagaaaaaaattatatattataacacATTCATTATTCAGACTACGCTAGAGACTAGATCACTAGCTGTCACATTCAAAAATCGGTCCTGATAATAATACGGCTGCCTCCTGATCTATCTATGCATATGTACTCGTTTTTACACggaaaaaactaaaaacttcATATTACTTTGACCAGATATGTCATAAATTGTCATAAGCTAATTGattataattacaatatataCCTTTCTATTGATTTGGTATTATTTCATGTTTGTTGGCATATGGCTTAAGCCCATTTATCAATGTTCTAGTGTAAAGAGTGTTCTGAATAGCTAAAATGACAAGGTAAAAGAAATTCATAAAAATACCTAGTAATTTCACTTAATCCGATTATATTCGTTATTATCTTGAATTTATCATACTTCAGATTATGTAAAACTAGCTATATATTTCGGAAAGGTCTTTTTAAATTACAAGAAAGAAGTCACTGAAAGGAATAAATAACCAGTTTTTTTATCAAGGCCAATAGCTATGGTTGACCTCTACTGGCTAGCGTCCTACAACCGGACACCTTTGGaatatttttcacgataactCGGGAAATAGATACATGTAGTAGTTGAAATTTTACGTGCACAAAGCTAGGTTCTGCTCCCAACTAAAGAGCTGATTTGTTTACTTATAAaattaggtcaagtacttttCGAGGCCTGAACGAAGGGCCACCAAATCACGTTGTTGTAAGGTCTTACAGTACCATGTTTCTGGACAGCGAGTtgtcactttattgattttcaatttacgTTCAACAtggaattaaactttattttcaaccaaggGAAAGTAGTCGTAGAGTGTCTGAGTCATAGAATTTTACgaattacctctcttgaatcTGTAATTTGATCGTATCACTCCCGATCAAAACTTTTTTAAgtgaatattttgatatgaaaatgtgttttagggtgtattaaaatcatgcattaaattatcaaagctgtatttcccTGGTTTAAGTGCTCACTAAATGTCTCGTCTGCTTACCTCAAACTTGCATGGGAGGCGGGACCTCATGGAAATACTGCGCATTCGCATTGTGCCATTTCCGAATTACCCCGACATGTAAACATGCTCCGTGAGTGCAGACGAAATGAAATTtagcatttcttgtaaaatacttaaatttaactgttgtaacttcgctttgttgttgaaaatcaagctTCCGTTTGATCGTGAACAGATTAACCAGGTTAAAGACCGAAATAAAGCGTTCACGggactgtccggtttggtggtcgCTAGCCAGTAGTACAAAGAAGTTTTActtcattttatacaaaattctcTGCTTGAGATCTGtgaaattatgacgtcaaattatgatgtcaaattgccTCATGGCGTGTAGGTCATTACTTCTCGGAGCAATGAAGTTTAGTATTATCAACATCGAGGTTAAATTCCCACATAtttgaactctgaaccgtggtagaTCAGATGATAAATGTTGCTAAGGTCTGGATCATTTCATTAATAAACCATGCTAGTATGATATGATTATTGAtcattttaaaagcaaaacacTACCTTGGACATATTGCACGAGACCTTCTCTTGAATATTTTACAATGGTGAAAAAGGCATATTATGTGCAGCAAATCAAAGAGTTTCATTGACAAGAATCCTCATGCAACATGCGTGGtaagttttttatttatctattttcctactttctcacataaaataGTATCCTGTCCAATGAGAGTCTAAAATCAAAACTGATGTCTCATTTCTATTTACAGATGTAACAGTTTCTATCTTACGGATGGTATAGTTTATAGTCACTTCAACACGTGATAGCATATTCCAAGGTTCCTATTTTTACAACCAATTCCTACTTCGCACCTTCTCATATACTTGCAActgataaatgttttgaaatttttgatatCGAAAAAGGCTACATTTTCAGAGGAAAGTACCCCAACAAAATTCCTTTTTCTTTTACTAATAAAGATAGTAGTTAGTAGATCCTCGGAGTTAAGAAAGGTATTATATTGATGATATTGTCatattaatctttagcctgctggcgacaagtgaccagtgtagaccaagatcagcctacacatccgtgcagtctgataatggtatgcaccgttcgctattcagtcggtaaattttcagtgaacacccctttcagTCATGAGTGGcactgccaaaactgaatgaaagTCCAGTccgtttttgaaatttagcaggctaaaggttaaaagagaAATCGGAGAAAAACCTTTATCAAGAAAAAGATGCTTCAAATAGTAGATCTATGATATGAAAAAAGGCCTTATTACTAACTGTATGGCTAGTTTTAGCACATTTGTATATAGCCAAGACGCGCCTTTTTGAATAGTGAAACTATAACAAATGATTACGTATAGTATGACTGATAAATCAGCAACGAATATGAGTGTCGGAACAACAttgcttttaaacaaattaataattatattgaaagaagaataTGTCCAGCTGAAAATTAATCTAATATCATAGAATTAATATATCAAGAACAGCTAAATAGCTTTTACCGACTGTAATTTCTCCATACTGGTTGTACATTTTCCAAGATGTTCTGTCATTATCCCAGTCAGAAGTCACACCATTAAAGGAGTTCATGAAGTAACCCAGGTCACCAAAGTACGTTcctgtaaatcttaaaatgagATTTTATGTTTCAATTAGTATCAAATTCTGTGTTTAACcacttttaattatatattttgtcttttttctacGCTATTAGacttttaatgaatttaaagtaTTAAGAACCATATGTTGCGTTGGAACAAAACTATTACATAGAAAA from Mercenaria mercenaria strain notata chromosome 11, MADL_Memer_1, whole genome shotgun sequence includes the following:
- the LOC128546608 gene encoding cobalamin binding intrinsic factor-like, producing MLKLSVLGVALIALAAWTEGNTGCRNGMVCMESFTYTVTNHLIWPYFNNSIAFKIDGNKPVIHYMQQACEMEPKQFINFTATYYHQYGYYIDAINGIRDNYYNNGTYWEFWNATTALNVGVSYYIPSPGDRVLLKFTVDSSKQSTKRHYKRTANGRLS